In one Helicoverpa zea isolate HzStark_Cry1AcR chromosome 5, ilHelZeax1.1, whole genome shotgun sequence genomic region, the following are encoded:
- the LOC124630763 gene encoding larval cuticle protein 1-like, with product MKSIILVALALVAVAVAAPAEVEPVQILRSNFDQQPEGNYEFGFETQDGIQRQENGELKEALDEENKPHKVIVVRGSYSYTDKEGNLQTVNYFADETGFHAEGPSIPKPARR from the exons ATGAAATCC ATCATCCTTGTCGCTCTCGCCCTTGTGGCCGTCGCCGTGGCCGCCCCCGCTGAGGTGGAGCCAGTCCAGATCCTTCGCTCCAACTTCGACCAGCAGCCCGAGGGCAACTACGAGTTCGG TTTCGAGACCCAGGATGGTATCCAGCGTCAAGAAAACGGAGAGCTGAAGGAAGCTCTGGATGAGGAGAACAAGCCTCACAAAGTCATCGTCGTCCGTGGCTCATACAGCTACACCGACAAGGAAGGCAACCTCCAGACCGTCAACTACTTCGCTGACGAGACCGGCTTCCACGCTGAGGGCCCCTCCATCCCCAAACCCGCCAGGAGATAA
- the LOC124630575 gene encoding larval cuticle protein 1-like translates to MSRMSLHQLLTSRRTHTKYFKMKLIIVVALALVAVAVAAPAEVEIVKIVRSNFDQEPEGGYQFAFESENGINRQEAGQVKEVLDEENKPHKVVVVRGSYGYTNVDGKPETVSYYADESGYHAEGDSIPKVPARR, encoded by the exons ATGTCTAGAATGAGTTTGCATCAGTTGCTCACCAGCCGCAGAACACACaccaaatatttcaaaatgaaattg ATCATCGTTGTCGCCCTCGCCCTCGTGGCCGTCGCCGTGGCCGCCCCCGCTGAGGTAGAGATCGTCAAGATCGTCCGCTCCAACTTCGACCAGGAACCCGAGGGTGGATACCAGTTCGC TTTCGAGAGCGAGAACGGCATCAACCGTCAGGAAGCCGGACAGGTTAAGGAAGTTCTGGATGAGGAGAACAAGCCCCATAAAGTAGTGGTTGTGCGCGGCTCCTACGGCTACACCAACGTAGACGGCAAGCCCGAGACCGTCAGCTACTACGCCGACGAGTCTGGCTACCACGCCGAGGGAGACTCCATCCCCAAGGTCCCCGCCAGGAGATAA
- the LOC124630660 gene encoding uncharacterized protein LOC124630660, whose product MYRLIGCVLLYGTLTTGLPFPFPGVPVVPPTPVIPTPFPFVPGSTPIVPGAYAGRPVVPTAIPFAPGAAPIVPGVGSPYYNYAGAPAIPILSYSNEHGLDGTYAFSFSTADGKQAQESGYLKDAYIDNTGNPQGTQVVQGSYAYVSPDGTPIQVSYIADENGFRPSGVHIPADGKAVAPIVPVVDRVNKPIFDPTYNRYDPYLNRNRYNTFGQYNNRAYDPRYPYDPTKINPYYNNNYNPYQIRNKNSNQEAKKDSNPQRCVIATKVFGIKAGGESKMHHYIAFVLQAFILQLFCTWIIMKFVIVLACLVSATYADVSSFQPFQQQPLYQQQQQQPQYTTEPIPIIRQEQVQNSDGSYKWSYETGNGISAEEQGYVKNQGIPEQEAQVAQGQYQYTAPDGQVIQLQYLADENGFQPQGAHIPTPPPVPREIQSALDYLATLPPQNPDNREYARN is encoded by the exons ATGTATCGTCTCATCGGCTGTGTGTTGCTTTACGGCACTCTTACCACGGGTTTACCATTCCCGTTTCCTGGTGTGCCCGTAGTCCCACCTACTCCAGTGATTCCGACACCATTTCCCTTCGTACCAGGATCTACGCCGATAGTACCAGGTGCCTATGCAGGTAGACCAGTGGTTCCTACGGCCATACCTTTTGCACCCGGGGCAGCACCTATAGTGCCAGGAGTCGGCAGCCCTTATTACAACTACGCTGGAGCCCCAGCTATACCCATTCTGTCTTATTCGAATGAGCATGGCTTAGATGGCACATATGCTTTCAG tttttCAACTGCCGACGGCAAGCAAGCACAAGAAAGTGGATACTTGAAAGATGCCTACATTGACAACACAGGAAATCCGCAAGGGACTCAG GTTGTTCAAGGAAGTTACGCATACGTATCTCCCGATGGAACACCGATTCAAGTCAGCTATATCGCTGACGAAAATG GGTTTAGACCATCAGGAGTTCATATACCAGCTGATGGAAAAGCTGTAGCTCCCATAGTGCCTGTGGTAGACCGTGTCAATAAGCCGATCTTCGATCCGACCTACAACCGCTACGATCCATACTTAAACAGAAACAGATATAACACATTTGGCCAATACAATAACCGGGCCTATGACCCACGATACCCTTACGATCCAACAAAAATCAACCCTTACTATAACAATAATTACAACCCTTACCAAATCAGAAACAAGAATTCTAACCAAGAGGCTAAAAAAGACTCC aaTCCGCAGCGATGTGTAATTGCGACAAAAGTTTTCGGTATAAAAGCCGGGGGTGAATCCAAAATGCATCATTACATTGCTTTTGTATTACAAGCATTCATCTTGCAACTGTTTTGTACTTGGATCATCATGAAGTTTGTT ATTGTACTCGCCTGCCTGGTTAGCGCAACCTACGCTGACGTCAGCAGCTTCCAGCCGTTCCAGCAGCAGCCGTTATATCAACAGCAGCAGCAACAGCCGCAGTACACCACGGAACCAATCCCCATCATACGACAAGAACAAGTGCAGAACTCTGATGGATCTTATAAGTGGAG CTACGAGACTGGCAACGGCATATCAGCTGAAGAACAGGGCTACGTGAAGAACCAAGGTATCCCCGAACAAGAGGCCCAGGTTGCTCAGGGACAGTATCAGTACACAGCTCCTGATGGACAG GTGATTCAATTGCAGTACTTAGCCGACGAGAACGGCTTCCAGCCCCAAGGAGCTCACATCCCCACTCCGCCGCCAGTCCCCAGAGAGATCCAAAGCGCTCTAGATTACCTCGCCACTTTACCCCCACAAAACCCTGACAATAGAGAATATGCCAGAAACTAG
- the LOC124630576 gene encoding endocuticle structural glycoprotein ABD-4-like, with translation MKSIVLACMLVAVAFAAPQGAPAEPIPIVKDDSQINGDGSYQYAFETGNGISADQKGDLKKVGDVDALEVQGEFSYPGENGQTIHLTYTADENGFHPQGDHLPTAPPVPEAIQRSLAYLATAAPAAAAPQ, from the exons ATGAAATCTATT GTGTTGGCTTGCATGCTGGTCGCGGTGGCGTTCGCTGCTCCTCAAGGCGCCCCGGCCGAGCCCATCCCCATCGTGAAGGATGACAGCCAGATCAACGGCGACGGATCTTACCAGTACGCCTTCGAAACTGGAAACGGCATTTCTGCTGATCAAAAGGGAGACCTAAAGAAGGTCGGAGATGTCGACGCTTTGGAGGTGCAGGGAGAGTTCTCTTACCCCGGAGAGAACGGCCAGACCATCCACCTTACCTACACCGCTGACGAAAATGGATTCCACCCTCAGGGCGACCATCTGCCCACCGCTCCCCCGGTACCTGAAGCCATCCAGCGCTCCCTGGCCTACCTCGCCACCGCCGCCCCCGCTGCTGCCGCCCCACAATAG